One Pagrus major chromosome 15, Pma_NU_1.0 DNA window includes the following coding sequences:
- the lhcgr gene encoding lutropin-choriogonadotropic hormone receptor — protein MRTTLPLLLLLTVLIFCEWKSTSGFVCPRICRCFSNTIRCNNVTQGSALMMEHRDKRLFLYHLPLHTISSHSFEGLKGVQRIDIAQSVTLETIETLAFNNLLNLSEISIQNTRSLMRIGRGTFNNLPKLRYLSISNTGITVFPDITSINSLESEFILDIYDNLYLLEIPPNAFIGLTKEYVTMNLYNNGIREIHDHTFNGTKIDKLVLKNNRNLRGIHRDAFKGATGPGVLDVSATALKKLPAQGLESVLVLFAQSAYALKSLPPLQGLWSLREAHLTYNSHCCALLSWNTHRDFTINPAWNNSSTSCDESDPTARVQRVIGGSAEGTLPKDFFSDADLFVDDEGFGDVNFHYPELDFCQTRPALLCTPEADAFNPCEDIAGFSFLRVAIWFINILAISGNLTVLLVSFTSCNKLTVPRFFMCHLAFADLCIGIYLLMIATVDLRTRGHYSQHAIEWQTGPGCSAAGFLSVFGGELSVYTLSTITLERWHTITNALQVERHLLLTQAASIMAAGWLICLGMGMLPLVGVSSYSKVSMCLPMDIETPLAQTFIIIILLFNVGAFTVVCVCYVLIYLAVKNPEVPRRSADTKMAKRMAVLIFTDFLCMAPISFFAISAAFKVPLITVTNSKILLVLFFPINSCANPFLYAIFTKAFRKDAYQLMSALGCCKSKASVYGMKAYCGENAINFGSSYKGSRTGVGLADVEGQSCHLKEEGELT, from the exons ATGAGGACGACGCTGCCACTGCTCTTACTCCTGACTGTTTTAATCTTCTGTGAATGGAAGAGCACTTCGGGTTTCGTCTGCCCGAGGATCTGCCGCTGTTTCTCCAACACTATCAGATGCAACAATGTGACACAAGGATCAGCGCTGATGATGGAACACAGAGATAAAAGACT GTTTCTCTATCACTTGCCTCTGCACACTATTTCAAGCCATTCTTTTGAGGGGCTGAAAGGAGTCCAGAGGAT TGACATCGCTCAGAGCGTGACCCTGGAAACCATTGAGACGTTAGCGTTTAATAACCTTCTCAACCTCTCTGAAAT CTCGATCCAGAACACAAGGAGTCTGATGCGCATTGGCAGAGGGACATTTAACAACCTTCCCAAACTGCGTTACCT GAGCATCTCGAACACTGGGATAACAGTCTTTCCTGATATTACGTCCATTAATTCTCTTGAATCGGAGTTTATATT GGATATCTATGACAACCTGTATCTACTGGAAATACCTCCAAATGCTTTCATCGGACTGACAAAAGAATATGTCACAAT GAACCTGTACAACAACGGCATCAGAGAGATACACGACCACACCTTCAACGGGACAAAGATAGATAAGCT GGTTTTAAAGAATAATCGAAACCTCAGAGGGATCCACAGAGATGCGTTCAAAGGAGCCACAGGCCCAGGGGTCTT GGACGTGTCTGCGACAGCTCTCAAGAAGTTACCAGCGCAGGGACTGGAGTCGGTCCTGGTGTTGTTCGCTCAGTCAGCGTACGCCTTGAAGAGCCTGCCTCCTCTGCAGGGACTGTGGAGCCTACGAGAGGCCCACCTCACCTACAACAGCCACTGCTGTGCACTGCTGAGCTGGAACACCCACAG GGACTTCACCATTAATCCTGCATGGAATAATAGCTCTACATCTTGTGATGAGAGTGACCCAACAGCAag GGTTCAGCGTGTGATTGGAGGCTCAGCAGAAGGGACGCTAccaaaggattttttttcagatgCTGACCTGTTTGTGGACGATGAAGGCTTTGGAGATGTGAATTTCCACTATCCAGAACTGGACTTCTGTCAGACACGACCAGCTTTGCTTTGCACGCCTGAAGCAGATGCCTTCAATCCCTGTGAGGACATCGCAGGTTTCAGTTTCCTCAGAGTGGCCATCTGGTTCATCAACATCCTGGCCATCTCGGGGAACCTGACAGTCCTCCTGGTCTCCTTCACCAGCTGCAACAAGCTGACGGTGCCTCGTTTCTTCATGTGCCACCTAGCTTTTGCAGACCTCTGCATTGGGATCTACCTCCTGATGATCGCCACAGTAGACTTGCGTACGCGCGGTCACTACAGTCAGCATGCTATTGAATGGCAGACAGGGCCCGGCTGCAGCGCTGCaggcttcctgtctgtttttggtGGGGAGCTGTCAGTCTACACACTCTCCACCATCACTCTGGAGCGCTGGCACACCATCACCAATGCTCTGCAGGTAGAACGCCATCTGTTACTCACACAGGCAGCGAGCATAATGGCGGCTGGTTGGCTCATCTGTCTGGGGATGGGGATGCTGCCTCTGGTTGGTGTGAGCAGTTACTCCAAAGTCAGCATGTGCCTTCCCATGGACATAGAGACTCCTCTGGCTCAgaccttcatcatcattatcctGCTCTTCAACGTGGGCGCAttcactgttgtgtgtgtttgttacgtGCTGATCTACCTGGCTGTAAAGAACCCAGAGGTCCCGAGAAGAAGTGCCGACACCAAGATGGCAAAGCGCATGGCTGTGCTCATCTTCACCGATTTCCTCTGCATGGCTCCCATCTCCTTCTTCGCCATCTCTGCTGCGTTCAAGGTCCCCCTAATCACAGTCACTAACTCCAAGATCCTGCTCGTCCTCTTCTTCCCCATCAACTCTTGTGCCAATCCCTTCCTTTACGCTATCTTCACCAAGGCTTTCAGAAAGGATGCATATCAGCTCATGAGTGCATTGGGCTGCTGTAAAAGCAAGGCCAGTGTTTATGGCATGAAGGCCTACTGCGGGGAAAATGCAATCAACTTTGGGTCCAGTTATAAAGGATCAAGGACAGGAGTGGGGCTGGCTGATGTGGAAGGGCAGAGCTGTCACCTGAAAGAAGAGGGGGAGCTCacctga
- the sft2d1 gene encoding vesicle transport protein SFT2A, with translation MDKLRRVLSGQEDNEELGLTAQVLDATSLSYSTRVKWFVICFAGGILCSILGSALLFLPNGVKLFAVFYTLGNIAALASTCFLMGPLKQLKRMFEPTRLIATIVMLLCLVLTLCAVFWWHKKGLAIIFCIMQFLAMTWYSISYIPFARDAVMKCFTTCLS, from the exons ATGGACAAGCTTCGTCGTGTGTTAAGCGGCCAAGAGGACAACGAGGAGTTGGGTCTCACAGCACAG GTCCTTGATGCCACCTCTCTCAGCTACAGCACCAGGGTGAAGTGGTTCGTCATATGCTTTGCTGGAGGCATCCTGTGCTCAATACTC GGTTCAGCACTGCTGTTTCTTCCAAATGGAGTCAAGCTTTTTGCCGTCTTCTACACACTAGGGAATATCGCAGCTCTTGCCAG caCCTGCTTCCTAATGGGACCGCTAAAACAGCTGAAGCGCATGTTTGAACCAACAAGGCTGATAGCCACCATTGTTATGCTG CTCTGCCTTGTCTTAACGctctgtgcagtgttttgg tggcATAAAAAAGGCCTGGCAATCATCTTCTGTATTATGCAGTTTTTGGCAATGACATG gtaTAGCATCTCTTACATTCCATTCGCCAG GGACGCTGTGATGAAATGCTTCACTACCTGTCTGAGTTAG